Within the Hermetia illucens chromosome 6, iHerIll2.2.curated.20191125, whole genome shotgun sequence genome, the region TACTGCTTAAAATCTCGTCTTTTCATCATGTCCACCGTCAATTTTCgatgttttattaaaaaataaatattatcaacatcaacggcgcaacaaccgttatccggttTATGTCTGCctaagtaaggaactccagacatcccggttttgcgccgaggtccaccaattcgatatccccaaaaagctatctggcgtcctgagctacaccatcgctccatctcaggcagggtctgcctcgtcttctttttctttttctaccatagataatgcccttatagactttccgggctgggtcatcctcatccatatggattaggtgacccgcccatcgcaacgtGTTGAGCCAACCAAACGgtctatcgctcatagatttcgtcgttatgtatgctacggaactGTCCaccttcatgtagggggtcaacaaTTCTTCAGAAGATTCGTCTCTCCAacacgaccaagagttcgcaatttttctttctaagaacccaagcctccgaggaatacatgagaactggcaagatcattgtcttgtacagtaagagctttgaccctatggtgagacgttttaagcggaacagtttttgtaagctgaaataggctctattgactgccaacaaccgtgtgcgaatttcatcgtcatagctgttatcggttgtgatttcgaccctagataggcgaaattttcaacagtctcaaagttgccctatcttcattgttttcgtttgaccagtgcgattcgatgttgttcgttctttgatttttggcgctgacgttgccaccatgtactccgttttgccttcattaatgtgcagcccaagacctcaagccacctgctcgatctggatgaaggcagtttgtacgtctcgggttgatcttcccataatgtcaatatcgccaacGTAGAGCaatagtttggtggacttgaagaggatggtgtctctcgcacttgcctcagcatcacgatcaatttttctagggccaggttaaagaggatgcatgaggtattcccttgtcttagactcaGGGATAACAAcaatgtcttagaccgttgttgaagttgaatggtatcgagaatgatcctgctgcttttatctggcctcacatattggtcaggggcagcctactcagtcttattaatttcgccgggataccgaattcccttatggccgtgtacagttttaccctagctacgctatcataggtggctggatgaaaagatggtataactgatagccatattctagcagtttttccatcgcaaaAAATGAATGTACTACTTTTTAAAATACATAAACATGTTTATAACACAGACGCAGAGTTTCATCATAGTACCTACTTGTTTTCTTAACAAATAaagcatttgaaaaatttgaacgcGTCACGCCCCTTAAGCTTTCGAGAAAGAAAGCTGGAACTATCCTCGAGAATGCGCTAATTCGTTTAATTagattcaaaaatttatttgtattGTTTGTATTGTTTTCAGAATTTGTAATATgtactttattttatttcttattatgATCATAATACATATTACCTCTGATTTTCATTCGTTGCCCCACGACGAAAAGTTTTGCATTATTGCAGAAACCATGGTTATTTTCAAACGCGCCCGCAAGTCCTGAAGGAGCTTCATTGAAGAATAAGTGCATAAATTTCGTTCCATTTCTAGAGAAGCAACAAATACTGTGATAGAATACGAAAGATAGTTGTCCACAATCTAAACGGCTTAGGTGTTACATTTAAGTCATTTTTCATACGTAAACTATTCGGATACACCTGCATTTTTACCCAAAGACTCCCTTAGATACTTAAACGTTACTTTTTTTTTCGACTAAACTTAGGACTCCCTATTTCCGACTACTTGTGTATTTGTTTACTATGGTATAATCTAACTTGTCCCTTAGATCTGTCCGACGTTTTATATTGACTATTTCAAAGCTCAAATTATTCAATGTCGTTGGTTGACCACTATGTCTACATAgactcatatgtacatataatacgAAGTCCTTAAAGTCAAGTAAGCAAGCATTAATGCAAACCAATTCAGTCTCATTAGGTAATTATAAAATTAAGAGCATGGGTCCATTCACTTTACCCATCAACTTTAAGTCCAATTACGAGCATGGCTATCTTAAATATCAAATTTCGATTCACAACAGAAAGAAGTCAAAAGCGGAACTCCAAGAATAGGGAGCCAAGACCCCTGCGTGGACGCGGCACCGGCGTTCCTCCAGTCATCATGCCAAGAGTGTGTCCACCTCGTTGCATGCACCATGACAATTACAATAAGTCCAAGGGAGCGATAGCGTCACTTCCACGAGCAGCCAACCCTTCATTCCTGTTTACGGAGGGTGCGTGGACGTCaagtaaaagaaaagaaatcactCACAGTTAAGACCCTTCGACATGCAATCTCTTAAGAAAATGAGGCATTATACCGAGCATTGGTTACGATACGCATTGCAAGCATATTTCGATGCTATACGTGTCCGGGTTTAGGCCAGGGTCCTCACCGTTGAGGACCAGCTGCTCGAGCCATATCAGAACCTTTGGCAGGTGGGCACGGTAGTGTGAGAAACTGAGTCCGAAAGTGTTTCCCACGGTTCCGTTTGAATAGGGGCCTCCGAAATCCTTACAGAAGTCGCATATTATATGAAGACGTGGAGATCAAGATACTGTAAACAAACGGAGGGAAAGGGAAGGGATCAGTATAAATATCAAATCCCGAAGATACCTTTAGTTCACTTTGAGTTAACATTCCGAATAAGAAACATTGGATTTCGTGTTTAGTTTTTCGTTTTGGATATTTTTGATTTCTTGTTTCTGATAAAGTTTGAGGAATTAATTGGATACATCACGATGGCTTCGATCAATATGGAAATGTCGAAAACATACCAATATCGGAAAGTAATGAAGCCAATGTTGGAGAGAAAGCGCCGCGCGAGAATTAATAAGTGTTTGGACGAGCTTAAGGATTTGATGGTCGCCGCGCTAGAATCAGAAGGAGAACATGTGACGAGACTGGAAAAGGCAGATATCCTAGAATTAACAGTAACACATCTACAAAAGCTAAAGAACCAACGGAAACTCACCGGCGGCAACTCAACAATGACTCGCGCAGAAGGATTTCGATCAGGATATATCTATGCAGCAAACGAAGTCTCACAGACGTTGTCGCGAATTCCGGGAGACTACGTTAATCTCGGAACGCAAGTTATGGGACATTTACGCCAACGATTAAATCAAATTCAGCCGCCTCCAATGAAAGTTACCCCACTGACCCCGCTGACAAATCCACTATCGATTCAGTGCGGAAGCTACCCTGGTTCCTATTCGGTCCCATTATCCCCGATTTCATCAAGGTCGAGTGCACTTGATAGTCCTTCAAGCGAACCACCCTCTACAAAACATACAGAACTTCGATGTTTCGTTCCTGAGCCAGAAGAAAACGTCTGGcgtccttggtgaaaaatgttgTATTTAGTTGTTTTAAAATGGATCTCATTAAGACATTGTGATTTGAATCTATAGTTAATTGTGTCTTAAATATCTCAGGGATAACAACAATATCCAAGAGCTTCCTAGATGGTATTTTATTTTCTCCAAAAGCTTTAATTATGTATTTCCAAATGTTTGTGATAAAAAGTTGTTGGCATTAAGTTTTGTTGACCGAATATCTGTTAAGTCCttgaaaaattcaattgatGTACAATTGTTGTAACGATTAATCGTATTTTTGTAACAGCTTTATTAGAAGTAACGTTTACGTTttagaaaatatacaaaaatccaatatacatgACGAATCCTTTTATTGAATTTCGGTTGTCCACTTGGGTTTGTTAGAAAATTCGCTCACTGAACACTCGGTTGTGGTCCAAatacaaaaattggaaaatgaacTTGTTCACTATCTGATAAGGCAAAGTTTGTCAAAATTTAAACTTCAAAACGCTGCATTTCAAATCGCCAGTTCCTTTCAGGTATTTAAATTATTTCGTAATTTATAATCCTAAAAATGGCTGTGAGTGATTGTGAAGTAAAGAAGCAAATTAACTATATGGTAGCCTTCATTGAACAAGAAGCAAGTGAAAAGATTGAGGAGCTCGAGATTAAAGCCGAGGAGGAATTCAATATTGAGAAAGGACGAATTGTTCAAAGCGAACGTCTAAAAATTAACGATTACTacgcaaaaaaggaaaaaactgtTGATACTCGAAAGAGGCTTCAATATATGAACAGGCTAAATAATGGTCGAATTGCGTTGCTGTCGGGACGTCAGGAGCTTTTGAAGTCTGTAATTGAAGAGGCACGTCAACGAATGCGAGAAATGACCCACATAAAGAAAACTTAcggaaaaattttaaagaatttgatCTTAGAAAGTTTTTATCAAACTATGGAACCGCATGTATTGCTTCGGTGTCGTGAGGTAGATGTACCATTGGTAGAATGCGTCCTGCCAAATGCTGTCCGCAAATATACCGAAAAAACTCATACCGAACTGACCGTGGAAATTGATAAAGCTTTGTACTTATCCCCGTACAGTTCCGGAGGGGTGGAAATATCAGATATGCATAAAAAGATTAAAGTTGATAATACTTTAGATTCGAGGTTAAATCTCATTTGTGAGAAACTGGAACCTCAAATACGAGTTGCTCTGTTCGGCAAGAATCCTAACAGAaggtttgaaatttgaaatttgtaaaatattaaatatcaaaTACAAATAAAGTAATAATTATTGCAAAAAGCTGTATGTAAATCGCTTTCTCGATTattaatttgttaataatatccaCCAAACGTCACTCTGAGAAATCGTAATGTAGGGTATTTTACGCCTGAGATATCATATGCTGACTCCATTTGGACCGCCGCACTCCATCGCTTTACCCTTTCGTTTTATACCCCACAAACCTATATTCggttaaaaaaattttgcacccattTTTACTTACTTAAATCCAAcgtgcttcctttttccgcctgtgaagtcgcttctccgctcgacggagttcgtgataagtctctgcgctctcctcatgtaggggaccaaaaattcatcggaggatttttctctcgaaagcggccaaggcttcgcaatttttcttgctaagaacacaagtctccgaggaatacatgaggactggcaagatcagtgtcttgtacagtaagagctttgaccctatggtgagacgtttcgagcggaacagtttttgcagaaGTAGGcactgttggctgtcaacaaccgtgcgcggatttcatcatcgtagctgttatcggttgtgattttcgaccctagataggagaaattatcaacggtctcaaagttgtagtctcctatctttattcttcccgtttgaccagtgcgatttgatgttgttggttggttggttttcggtaatGACGTcgcaaccatatattttgttttgccttcgttgatgtgcagtccaagatctcgtgccaatcACCGCCTGACAGTATttttccatcgtcttcagttggcaggacctccaagtcgccgatgttgtggttgttatatcaacccaatatatattcaacccatcgctccaatatgcccattctgtctgcaatcacatttccctctttgtctcagctggatgagcatcgaggtgtgtaaggcttcatcctgcgggTTCGTTGGTAAAACGCGGCTGGTGCGGATGCTtcttgtacttctcgagttcacagacttgttggttctctggGGCTTCTTTTtccgaagtcgcttctccactcgacggagttcatgataaatcgtgcccgtgttctttaaaaatgcaacattactcggtaggcagcattcttccgttctgtcgctagcttacattcatcgctaaaccagccgttccgaatctttttgcggctggggccaaatatgtttgtggccgtatttatgatatcgttcttcaggtgattatgaagatcatttgttgatgcttcatctctgtggactgcagttattgcggcatccatttccctcttatagctgttgcggagagctgtgttgtggatggcttcagtgttaactgtcacctgattgtcagaggggattctgggtggtcttTTTATTCaggctcggaacaccatgccaacgagatagtgatccgagtctatattggccccctatgtgttctgacattcaagaCTGAGAGGTAATAGCGTTCGACccgcacgtggtcaatttgcttgaaagtggtcccatctggagaggcctacgtttgtttgtggaccgctttccgcgcaaaccaggtacttccaacaaccttttCGCGTGAatgatccacagtccgttatcatttgtattttgatgtaagctctgggagtcgacgtatcgcctgaatacaagctccgtccctacttggctgttaaaatcccaaaatataattttgatatcatatctggaataggcttcgagggttccttctactgcctcgtagaaggtatccttctccgactctgcagtctcctctgtaggggcgtgaatgttgatgaggcttatgtttcgaaatttgcctcggtagcggagagtgcatagccattcgcctatgttttcaaagccgataaaagcaggtttcattttttggctgactaaggaacctactccgagcacatggtttactggatggccgctataatatatagtgtagcgactcttctccaggaaaccaccAGCCCAAAACCACATCAAACAGTACATTTTTGGGGATGTAATGATTTTTCCCTGTTTCTGACACTACTCGAGAGTTTTCTGCTCCCCAGATGAGataattttgtttgttgacAAATCCGTCCAATATACAATGCGCTTCATCTCTAAAGATGATTTTATGCGTAAAACCAGCATCATCTTCAAATAATCAATTCACGCTGGATAATGATCTATTAGCTTCAACTCTTGtgttaattgaattttttatgaagGCGAATACAAATCCTTATGTAAAAAGTTGAAAATGCTCAACAGCGCGATGCAATATCTCCTAAAGTTGTTCGTTTCATACacggagttttaaaatttggaaaagtaaTTACGGTCCAAACACTAGGAAAAATTATGATAAACGGATTTGAGAGAAAGGATCTCCCCTTCTCATCTCCGTTTAGCCATTAATGTACCTTCACTTTGATGAGCCATAAGATTTAAAGGGGTAGTTATCGCCGCTAGAAAAAGGGagccttttttcttcttctacaaTCCCCTCCCCATCCTGTCTCTCTCTCGACATGcgcttgaaaattcaaacttagccactttttaagaaagatGAGCTCTACGAgttttgatcaagtttgaagaggaGGTATTTTTCCCTTCCATAAACTTTCCACCCCCTCCGGGTTGAAAATACAGGTTTAAAATATTATGAAACGAGGCGCAAAACGCCCATTCACGGCACAATGCGTTGCACAAACGTTTCTGTTGCCCAAAACATTCCAAATATGTTTGAAATTCATCGTACATTGGCACAACTCATCAAACACGCCCATACACTGACAAATTATTTCGCAACAGCCTACTTTGCGAAATTTGTTTGATATTGTATGAACCCTATTAAGGATCGGCCAATTTCATAATAAGTTCTAATACTTTTCAGGCGTTGTTCTATTGTGTAAATATCTAGGGTTAAAACTGTACATCTGTCCACTTGACAAATGTCAAAGATGTCACAAAAACAGTGGCGTTTAGGAATTATTCACTATTGACATCTTGCCCTTACTTTTGAAAGACCCCCTTGGCCTCGCATTCTGCAAAGTGCTTCACACCCTCCTCTTCAAGTTGtgtattttgactccttacgcgagcattttgcaatttacgtccaaactaatgtcagtttcgagaaatactaatcaagacctttcatttgatatgccacataaccacattcggtaaaaaaaaatgtatgcggAGACCCGCTTTAAACTCCTCGTTAATTTTTGACATTCACTGCATGCAAGgggtttcatagtttccatatgtctgccaaatttggggtgaatcagtttagccgttttggaaaaaagtgcaTGAGTGCAATGAGTcggctttaataaggttttgctttagacaaaactttaaaaaatcgcTTGTAACCTCTTGCCAGTTGACCTTCACCTCCATCCGATAATCAGAAACTCTATAGAGTCCTCAGATAAAACGAATGTGTAGATCAATACGCCAGGCAACTgctaggggtatcgaattgatgAGAGTGAACAACATGAAGAGGAGCAACATTGTAGTGGTGAAACCAAGTTTGTTAGCGTTGAATTAATTTACTCACTAAAGAGTAACTAAATATTCGATTATACAACTCTTTAATTAATTGTGGGGCATATCGAATAAAACAAAGTTTGCTAAATGATAAACTTCAAAAAGCTTTCTATCTTCTAGGCTGTCTCTATTAAGTTTTTGAGTTTCTTTACAACTATCTCGACAATGGCGATGAATGACTATGAAGTACAAAAGCAAATAAACCATATGATTGCATTCATTGAACaagaagcaaaagaaaagaTCGAGGAGCTGGATGCTAAAGCTGAAGAGGAGTTCAACATTGAAAAAGGACGAATTATCcacagcgaacgtctcaaaattATTGAGTACTATACAAAAAAAGAGAAAGCTATTGAGGCCCAAAAGAGAACTCAGTGCATGAACAAAATGAATAATGATCGAATTGCTTTTTTGACAGAACGACAGGAACTTTTGAATTCTCTAATCGAAGAAACACGTCAACGAGTCAATGAGATGACCCACAATGAGAAAACGTATACAAAAATTCTTAAGAATCTCATTTTAGAGGCATTCTATCAAACGATGGAACCACAAGTATTAGTTCGATGTCGCGAAGTAGACGTGCCATTAGTGCAACATGTTATGCCAAACGCTGTTCGCAAATATACCGAAAGAACTGAAACTGAATTAACTGCAGAAATTGATACAGCAATGTACTTACCCCCGTACTGTTCTGGGGGTGTTGAGGTGGTAGACGTTCACAAAAAACTGAAAGTGGACAATACATTAGATTCAAGATTAGACCGTATTTGTAAGAAGCTAGAGCCTCAAATTCGAGTGGCTTTATTTGGTAAAAATCCCAATAGAAGGTATGAAATTTGAGCATCCTAAAAGTAGTGCcttcaaatgtaaataaattataacTGTTGAAAATAAacggaaaaaattaaaattttgcttAATCGTGCTGGTAACTACATCATCAAAATTCTATTGCTCAACGTCAATGATTACTATTTCAGGGCATCAATGCAGGAGTCAGTAACCATTAAATACTCTTAATTATTTGATTTTACGGCATATAATGTCTATAATCGCAGTCTCCTTCATGTCGGCTGACTCAGGGAAAAATGTCCTCGTTAAAGCAAAGGAAGCGTAATTTTACTTTAGGCCGATTCGACTGCATGACCAACACAATGAAAGCGGAGCCAAATCGATGAACCAATGATCGAAAATGTTCACAATCAAAACGTTTAAAAATGGAAACGAAAGACAAATCCAGAAATCCTGAATACTTAACAAAATGCTAATTTTCAAATAGGAACTTTGATTCTGGAAAACCTAACTAGTATAGTTAttgaaaaggaagaaagaacGGCGAGTGAgcataatattaaaaaaataattgccgCCTTACTTGGCATGTAGATAGAATTTATTAACTTGATATCAACTACTCAAGAAGCAAGCAAGTGATGAAATAATGGAATTAATGACCAGGCGTTGCGAGAAAATGTGATAAAAAGTGGTTGACAGTAGACGAGTCAAGTGAGATCGTGTAAGAAAAGTAAACCCTTAAATGTGTAAAAAAACTCACATAGTGCGTTATATGATTGCCGATATCCTCTAAGCATGGCACAGCGCGCCAGCCACACCCACGCCGAAATATATATCAACTCTCTCTAAGTCTTCCGAAAAACCTATATTCCTCCTCTCCTGTTCTGTGCAATGGTTTTCTCGGCGACCCACAGGAAcaagtgtaacctatccactgccacctcCTCCTTCTTATCAACACATATACCGGTTCCTGGTCCATAAGGCGACTAAGTTCTCCGTTCGAGATTTACTCATTCAGGAGCACACCAATGACAAGGTAGCTTTTCCTATATAGTAACACAGAGACAACAAGCTCAACTTGCTGTTGGTGTTGAGGCTACTTCACTTCCACATTTTAGGCAAAGTAACAAAAGCAGATGTAAAAGCTATTAATGCGTCGGTTAACATCAAGCTCGTTGCAACCGTCGAAACAATACTACCAAGCCAATCAAATTGATCTACGCCCTCGATATCCTAATTCAGATAAGAAGAGTGTCCCATCAGATTGGCAACtatagttttgttggtgtttctttaactcaactctacttgcctccttcAAATCTAGAGCTATTGGCCAGGTTTCATGACTTAGTGAGAGATCAAGCAGCAGTCATTGGAGAAATGGAGGTGTTTTTAGAaatatgtcatagtccattaaaGACCTCTACGTCCTCGGGACAAAGCAGCATgtaaaacgtcaccgataacaagaagaaataatatcggtggcaagatgcaaccttggcggacttCGATGCAACACATGACATTTTGTGCTATCCtatgccgctctgataatagcaattAGGTTCTGCGGAATGCAGCTCCTCCGTGGGGCGTTCCAGATACCCTCTCGGTTGACGCTACCTAAAGCTTTCTCGAATTCAACGAAAATTATGTGCAATACTCCAAGAAGATCGGAACAACATTAATGGAGGAGTGGGAAAATCAGAATCGGTGCATATGCTTagactatgggcacacgtctacAACCTGTCGTTCACGCCAACTTTACAGTGCCCAGGCTGCGAAGAAGCATCTCTCTCGTAACCTTTGCGTCGGATTCACTGATACCGTCGGTCGACAGGTGATGAGTCCTCCAACACCTCTGGTTTGTGGCCATCTACATCGCGTCTAAACTGGTTAACGTACTCTCCGCAAAGGTAAGCAACAGACAGAGCTGACATTGCAACTGACTCTGTcgcaaattcagtgatgaacctgataacgatagcCAGCGGAACTTTCATGTCCCGGAAGGCACCCAACCATTGCAAATGTTCCATGTGTCGATGGGTGGCGTAAATTGCCGACCCGCAAAAAGAgtgtcataaatttcgtcgtttatCACAATGCTTGCAAGCCCAGGAGGGGGCATGTACCACAATGATAGAAACTAAAAGAAGAATTCGTAGCGCAATAAACAGAAGAAAAACTTGCTGCCGACAAGACGTAGTATACAAGGCGAATGGGGGTCCGCGGTGACTCGACTATAAGTTTGTCAACCGGAAAATCGAGGTTCTGCGGAATCCCTGCTCACATAACGCCAAGTAGGTGCATCCAATTGAACGACATTATTGCCTTAACATCTCGTACGGTTTGATAGCAACAGCCTAGATGGCACCGAAAGCTACTCGCTTCTTACCATGAAAGAACTTGAACATGATGCAAAccgagaaagtgctcgaaaagctcatcaagagtagacttgctgaagcgatgCATGCTGTTGGGAGTTCATCCCcaaaacaattcaattttaGAGCAGAAAGTTACTTGCACTGTTGATGGTGTTATGGAGGTCTTCGATAAAGTTTGTTGAGCTGAAATACATAGCGGCCAATTTCGCTTGGTAACGCTTGTTATTAGAAATGATTTCAATTCGGTAATATGAACCTTGGCTTAACGCTCCACTCGAAGGTGAGCTATTTCTaggaaatcaaagcagtagcatACCAGTTTGCGGCTGAAATTTTGGCCTTATGACGAATCCTAGGAACCCTTCatctaccaggagacgtcttcttatgggtgCAATGGAGTCCGTGCTGCTCTACCGCGCGCAGTCCATTCAGATTCCATTGGCAAAGCCCAAATGCAGAGCTGAATAGGACTGTCCCCGAaccagccgtgatggtgatcgctgcTGATCCTTAATAATGAACGCAAAACCATCTACAAGAGCATGGGAGCAGACTCAAGGGAGATGGCTGCACGTGAAGAACGACAACGTACACTAAATTAGTCGCAACTCTTTTGGTAAAGTGAATTAAGTTGGGCTTAGCGGTTTTCAGTCTTAAATGCGCAAGACTGAGAAGGAACTATCATCTAAGTGCGTATTCTATAATGGTGGACGACGACGATCGCCTGTTACGCTCgcgttcttcttgttgcgaaaaaaattaagctcgaccggtggagggaccgAATGATAAGAGGGTTTTTCAACTAGCAATTCCTTCCTCCTCTGCCTTCCGGCTGGTGAAACGAATTAATTGACTGGAAGGATAcctgccttctacgaggcagttgaacggagCCTCGAAGACTGTcacaagtataatatcaaaatcatactcggaggtttcaacagtcaagtagggacgcagcacatatttaggcgatacgtcggctcccatagcttacatagggataccaatgataacggattgcgcattatccagttagcagtatcgcacgaaatagttgttggaagtgcctggtttgcgcggaaggcgGTCCAtgaacatacgtgggcctctccagacgggaccactttcaaccaaattgaccacgtgctgattgaacgccgccacctctcagccttaatgaatgtcagaacatataggag harbors:
- the LOC119659391 gene encoding enhancer of split mgamma protein-like; amino-acid sequence: MASINMEMSKTYQYRKVMKPMLERKRRARINKCLDELKDLMVAALESEGEHVTRLEKADILELTVTHLQKLKNQRKLTGGNSTMTRAEGFRSGYIYAANEVSQTLSRIPGDYVNLGTQVMGHLRQRLNQIQPPPMKVTPLTPLTNPLSIQCGSYPGSYSVPLSPISSRSSALDSPSSEPPSTKHTELRCFVPEPEENVWRPW
- the LOC119659390 gene encoding V-type proton ATPase subunit E-like, whose protein sequence is MAVSDCEVKKQINYMVAFIEQEASEKIEELEIKAEEEFNIEKGRIVQSERLKINDYYAKKEKTVDTRKRLQYMNRLNNGRIALLSGRQELLKSVIEEARQRMREMTHIKKTYGKILKNLILESFYQTMEPHVLLRCREVDVPLVECVLPNAVRKYTEKTHTELTVEIDKALYLSPYSSGGVEISDMHKKIKVDNTLDSRLNLICEKLEPQIRVALFGKNPNRRFEI
- the LOC119659789 gene encoding V-type proton ATPase subunit E-like; translated protein: MAMNDYEVQKQINHMIAFIEQEAKEKIEELDAKAEEEFNIEKGRIIHSERLKIIEYYTKKEKAIEAQKRTQCMNKMNNDRIAFLTERQELLNSLIEETRQRVNEMTHNEKTYTKILKNLILEAFYQTMEPQVLVRCREVDVPLVQHVMPNAVRKYTERTETELTAEIDTAMYLPPYCSGGVEVVDVHKKLKVDNTLDSRLDRICKKLEPQIRVALFGKNPNRRYEI